The following proteins are encoded in a genomic region of Enoplosus armatus isolate fEnoArm2 chromosome 11, fEnoArm2.hap1, whole genome shotgun sequence:
- the ikzf2 gene encoding zinc finger protein Helios, translated as MEAPDGCCASNGQCSPSKENSRMLSDMSTPNGQTVPQGPNSPSEVTIKQEEETAEEADNRSPALEEIGQTEEEGVALEESMTGSPSNAQDGLSGPNVTADAGSRQPNGDRPFQCNQCGVSFTQKGNLLRHIKLHTGEKPFKCPFCSYACRRRDALSGHLRTHAVGKPHKCNYCGRSYKQRTSLEEHKERCHSYLQGIGLDPTANSGPYTGEVPKELRPMAQANTMATFDRPPVIERLHNNVGKRKSTTPQKFVGEKMLRYSYPELGYEMGLKYEKQAELMPAHMMDQAISNAITYLGSDTLRPMLHHPGPPLSMPEMVPMVNPLLHHVLPLGQQTERPGNCDTLPPQPHDFPNHPTTNGPTALTRQGKPPQKGQEESPNNSGVDSADSARSSPQERQGYHGSNPHLSFRCRASPAVVYSGERLTEPSPRSGAGMGAGLMRVATERSMSQEGVRVFGRDGQELRAFQCEHCRVLFLDHVMYTIHMGCHGYRDPLECNICGHHSKDRYEFSSHIVRGEHTFH; from the exons ATGGAGGCTCCCGATGGCTGCTGTGCTA gTAATGGCCAATGCTCTCCCAGTAAGGAGAACTCAAGGATGTTGTCGGATATGTCAACACCTAATGGACAGACAGTTCCTCAGGGTCCTAATTCCCCCAGTG aaGTGACAATTAAgcaagaggaggaaacagcGGAGGAGGCTGACAACAGAAGCCCAGCACTTGAAGAAATAGGccaaacagaggaggaaggcgTAGCATTGGAGGAATCCATGACTGGCAGCCCAAGCAATGCACAGGATGGATTATCTGGACCAAATGTGACAGCTGATGCAGGAAGCCGACAACCAAACG GTGACAGGCCGTTCCAGTGCAACCAGTGTGGCGTCTCATTCACCCAGAAGGGAAACCTGCTGCGACACATCAAGCTGCACACAGGCGAAAAACCCTTCAAATGCCCCTTCTGCAGCTACGCCTGCCGGCGGCGCGATGCCCTCTCTGGTCATTTGCGCACTCATGCTG TTGGCAAACCACACAAGTGTAACTACTGTGGGCGGAGCTACAAACAGCGCACTTCTCTGGAGGAACATAAAGAGCGCTGTCATAGCTACCTGCAGGGTATCGGCTTGGATCCGACTGCCAACTCTGGCCCTTACACAG GTGAGGTTCCTAAAGAGCTGAGGCCCATGGCACAGGCCAACACCATGGCCACCTTTGATCGGCCGCCTGTTATTGAAAGGCTGCATAACAATGTGGGCAAGAGGAAGAGCACCACGCCTCAGAAATTTGTGG GTGAAAAGATGTTACGCTACAGCTACCCTGAACTCGGTTATGAGATGGGCCTTAAGTATGAGAAGCAAGCTGAACTGATGCCGGCCCACATGATGGACCAGGCCATCAGCAATGCCATCACATACCTGGGATCGGACACCCTTCGGCCCATGCTCCACCATCCAGGTCCCCCTCTCTCTATGCCTGAAATGGTGCCCATGGTcaaccccctcctccaccatgTCCTGCCATTAGGCCAACAAACAGAGCGTCCAGGAAACTGTGACACGCTGCCACCTCAGCCCCATGACTTCCCCAACCATCCCACCACGAATGGCCCCACTGCTTTAACCAGGCAGGGCAAGCCGCCCCAGAAAGGGCAAGAAGAATCTCCCAACAACAGCGGAGTTGACTCTGCTGACTCAGCTCGCAGCAGCCCTCAAGAGAGGCAGGGCTACCACGGGAGCAACCCCCATCTGAGCTTCAGGTGTCGAGCCAGCCCAGCGGTGGTCTATTCAGGTGAGCGGCTAACAGAACCATCGCCCAGAAGTGGGGCAGGAATGGGGGCTGGGCTGATGCGAGTGGCCACTGAGAGGTCTATGAGCCAGGAAGGGGTGCGGGTGTTTGGACGAGACGGCCAGGAGTTGCGGGCCTTCCAGTGCGAGCACTGTCGGGTGCTCTTCCTGGACCACGTCATGTACACCATTCACATGGGTTGCCATGGATACAGAGATCCACTGGAGTGCAACATCTGTGGTCACCACAGCAAAGACCGCTATGAGTTCTCCTCTCACATAGTCCGTGGCGAGCACACCTTCCATTAA